From the Thalassomonas actiniarum genome, the window AGGGGGGCGATGCAATCCTATATAGCTTCTCAGTCAATGCCAGCTTTAAAAACCATAGTGGCTATTGCCGGAAACAGTGACGCCGAAAAGGCCTTGCAATGGCGACCGCAAATGGAAAAAGTCTATCATGGCAGGATCCCGGGATTTAAAGAAAACAGACAAGCGGAACTTACACAAAGATCCGTGAGTAAATGGATAAACAAGCTGCCGGCAAAAATCCCGCTGCTGTTGATCCACGGCGATCTAGACAAGAGGGTCAATGTTGAACAGTCAAAGTCTCTGGCAATGATATTGGAAAAAGAACAACATCCCCATAAGTTAATAATCTATCCAGGGGATAATCACGGGCTTAGAAAGCATCACAGCGAATTAAAAACGGAAGTTGCTGCCTGGTTGAAAAAACATTTATCCAGTTAAATACTCGAATCTTTTAACAGACAACTCTAAATAAGAGGGTGCTGACTAAGCATAATTGACATAAGCAGAGTTACTTTTAGTTCAGGCAGATATATTGATATAATTGCCAGCAAGTAATGTTTAATGGTTTAATTAATGCGCACCCTTTTTTTTCTCATCATATTATTGATGAATCCTGCTTACCTCTATGCTCAATCACAACAACTACCACTGGAAGCATATGGCAAACTAGCCAATAAAAGTATGATGGTTATCTCTCCAAATGCTCAGCGAATGGCCTATAGAGATACCTCCAATAACCGAGACCTGATGATCGTCATCGATTTGAAAACGAAGTCACTATTGACGGCAATTGATGCATCTAAGGTTAATCCTGACAATGTTTACTTCATTGATAATGAAAGACTTATCTTTGTAGTTTCGGATAATAAACACCTTTGGGGGTATAGTGGACGACATGATATCAGTATGGCTTTTGCCTATAACTTAACATCAAATGAAATGCACCAACTGTTGATCCCTGGTTATGGTATACATGATGGCCAGACCCAATTGGGGAAGGTGATCGGCATTTCCGCTGATAAAAAATACGCCTATATGCCGGCTTATAAAAGTGTTGGCTCATATAACTTGTATAAAGTTAATTTAGAGCGTAAAAAAAAACCTAGGTTATACAGGCGCGGAACTGCTGACACGATAGACTTTTTCTTAAATGAAAATAATGAAGTCATTGCCCGTGAACGCTATAACAATAAGAAAGATTTGCACAGGGTTGAGGCCCTGATTAACGATAAGTGGAAAGAAATATTTCGGGAAGAAACCGCTTATCCGACAAAAACATTCAGTGGCGTAACACCTGATCGCAAAAGTTTAGTCATGATAAGTCAAGACAAAGAGCATGGCCGATGGGCTTATTACACTATGTCTCTGGCTGATGGTAAAATTTCAGGGCCAATATTTAGTCACAAAGACAAAGATGTTGAACATGTGTTGACAGATATTAAACGCGTTGTCCATGGCGTACAATATTCTGGTTTTACACCGAGTTATGAGTTTTTTGACGAAACTTTGAATGCTCGTATGCGTGGTCTTAAAAAAGTCTTACCAAACAATACTTTTAAAATAACTGACCACACACCTGACTGGCAAAGCATGGTGTTTTATATGGATGGCGAACTCAGTTCCGGTGATTATGTGTTATATCAAAACGGAGCTCTGGGGAAGTTAGCGGCGGCACGCCCAGAGATCCCGGGACAAGCTGTTCATCCGGTAACAGAGTATCAATTTAAAGCAAGAGATGGCTTAACGATACCAACACTGATCACCAGCCCCTTAGGCACAACGGCTAAAAGTCTTCCCGCTATTATGCTACCCCATGGCGGACCTGAGTCTTACGATAAACTCGGCTTTGACTGGATGACACAGTACTTTGCAAGTCAAGGTTATTTGGTCATTCAACCACAATTTAGGGGGTCTAAGGGCTTTGGTCCAGATCACTTGTTAAGTGGCAGGGGAGAATGGGGCCGTAAAATGCAAGATGACTTAACGGATGCCGTAAATCACCTGGCGGATAAAGGGTTGATAGATAAAAATCGCGTTTGTATCGTTGGCGCCAGTTATGGTGGCTATGCTGCATTAGCAGGAGCCACATTTACTCCCGATTTATATAAATGTGTCGTTGCTATTAATGGCGTGTCTGATGTGGAACGGATGTTAAGAACCGAAAAGCGCAATTATGGCAAAAACCATTGGGTGGTATCCTATTGGCAAGATGTAATATCAAAAGGAAATGTCGAAGAAGATCACTTGGAAAAGATATCTCCGATCAATCATATTGAAAAAGTCAAAGCACCTGTATTATTAATTCATGGTGAATTGGATCAAACGGTACCAGTAACACAATCTGAAGATATGTTTGATGAACTCGATGCCGCTGACAAAAATGTGACTTTTATAGAGCTGGAAGAGGGGGATCATAATTTGAGCAAAGGAAAGAACCGGCTCAAGGCATTAAAAGCTATCGATAAATTTATCAAACAACACATTTGAGTCAGCTGATGACTCTCCTTGCTTTTCTGGATTGTGATGTTTGTATATTAATCACCCCGTTGACCCGTGATTAAAAGGGGCTAACGGGGTACTCATCAATGAGAAAAACAGATCAGCTACGGCTTTGAATCTCGAAACTGAACATAATGTGTTGTAAAGTCGCTATATCAAGTGCAATTTAAGCAGTAGCTGGGTTCTCAACTTTTTATTTAGAAAGGTGAGCCAAAAAATAAGTCCATATTTATTTGTTGAATTTCATTACCTAAGTCCGGTTGCAGCTCAATTCTCATCACTTTGCATTGACCATCATATACACCTTGCTTGTCGACTCTCAAACGCACATCTCTATATTTATTTGTCATTTCGCCATAGTCAGCCAGAAGCTCATTTCTGTTGTCTGAATCAACTCCTACGGCCATATCACTACAAGTAACAGTCATGTCGACACCGTAGTAAAAGTTTTTTCCGGGTACAATGACATGCGGATATTCAGGTGGAATACTGATATAACAAAATTCAAAAAGAGTTTGTTCACGATAGTCTATTGCCCCGCCAGGCATGTAATGTGGACATAAGCGAATGTCTGGCTGATAACCATTACCCCAAACATCCACATCCAGGTCGAATAAAAGAGCTTGTCCCTCATCACCTCTAACTTGAAATTCAGCCACATAAGTATCTTTGGTAATGGGGCCGTATTCCCAGGAACGACCGGGGATTAGAGTAAAATCTGATTCGGTAAAGGTATAACGGTCACCAAAAAAAACAGTTGTATCACCCGCAGTTGCAGTGACGGAAAACAGACTAAAGATTAGCGGTAAATAGCTTAACAATTTCATTGAACTTCCTTATTTAGTTATGTGTGTTTCTCACAACAAAATTGTAACATTAATGTTGCAATTTTAATACTTAAAAGTAAATTCGTTATGGGTGGAACACGCAAGGTAGAACAATTGAGTGATGATAAAATACCGGAGGTGGGGGTGTTGATACCCATTAAGGCTCAGGAAGCAGGAGCTAATGGAGTATCAACAAAAGTTAAAAGTTAATACTACAGCTCTTCCAATTCACCATTGGCCACCCTGAATTTATGCTGGTGTACCAGAGCCAGGAAATCTTCCGGGTTGTTATAGTAGCTGCGCTCAACAATCCCGGCATTCTTCAACTTACTGTTAACATTATGGAAACTCACCAGCATCTCATCGGCGCTTACTTCAACAATGGCAACACCATGCTCCCACATACGTGAAAACACCAGGTCGTCGCTGATATCATCGCGCTTGGTGGCACTTTCAGCCAAAGTGTCAAAATACACCGGCAAACTTGACAGCGCCGGGCTGACTTCGCCGGTTTGCGCCAACACCTGGTTCATACCATATTCCAAAAACGAACCAAATGTACCGGACGATACCGAAGAGGTAGTAAAGTTAAACGACTTATTGCCGGTCACACTGCTGGCTTTGTGCTCGGTTACGTAACAGCTGTGCACATCGCCGCCTAAACTTATCACGCCAAACTGACTGAGCACATCTTCAACAAAGGTCGATTTATACTGCGGGAAGCCGTCCCACTGATCTGCTTCCAGGTAAAAGCGCTGCTTTAACGCTGCCGGTACTATATCTGAATCCAGCACCCCTTCAATCAGGGTGCCCGAGTCGGCGCGGCTGGCGGATAGATCAAATATTAACGGCGTAAAGGAGACCGAGCTGCCGAGCATTTTCCAGGTGCTACTTGATGTGGCAAAAGTTTGCCTGAGCCAGTCCGTCTGCGCATCATCAAAGCCACCCTGTACCGAGGTTCCCTGTAGCTGAGCAATATTTTCTTTGTAACCGGCATAGATATCATAAGTGTCTTTGATCACAAAATAACGGCTGCCGAGGTAATTAAATAACGAGGTTTTACCTAAGGTATAAAACGCTATCCCTTGCTCGACACCGGTTTCAGGCAGGGCTGGTAATTGTTGAATGGCATGCTCCGCCGGTAGACTTTCCTGGGCGCCGGCTAATACCTGGTTCAAATAACTGGTGGCCAATTTGCCTTGCACCACAGTAACAGCTCTTTGCTGTCCCTGGGCCAGGGCATCGGCTTGCGTAATATCGATTCTGGCCATGAGTTCCTGCATATATAAGCCGGTAAAGACCTCGACAAAAGCAGCTTTGTAGGGAGCGTAAGCGGCATCATCGATATCGACATAAGGAGACATTTGTGCAACTACGCCATCCACCATGGCCTGCGGCATGCCACTTGCCAGTAAAAAACTGCTCAGGCTGGCCTGATCCATTTCAACGCCGCCGGGAAAAGCATCTTCGGGAATGATATGATCCGGGCGGTTGGTGCGAAAGTCGGTCATCGCCAGGTGCAGGTGTTTGCCGAAATGGAAATCACGGTAAATACGGGTATTAGGGTATAAATGGCTGTCGTCGATACCAAGCAAACCGGCCGGCAGGTCATCAGCAAGATGCGGCTGCTGATGATCGATCGGCATATATTCAAAATAGGCGATTTCGGAATTTTTCCTGCGCTGGGTTTGCTGTTCATCAGCGGCGCCGTCTAAATAAGTGGCGTGATCGCCCCAGCTGTCATCGGAAAATTCGTGATCGTCCCAGATGGCGATCATCGGAAAACGCTCATGTACTTTTTGCAGCAATTCATCGGTGCGGTAGGTTTTATAGAGCTGGCGGTAATTATCCAAACTGTTGGCCGCCTGGGTCGCGCTTTCCCCCACGCCGACGGTTAAGACACCTTCCTGATCGGTAAAGGTAATGCTGCGCTCGCTACCGGTATTCTGGAACAGGGCATCGCCTGTGGTCTCATAAATATAATCGCCAAGATGGATGATAAAATCGAGATCATCGTTATCCAGAATCGATAAATAATTGTTGTAATAACGGCCGATATAATCCTGACAGGACACATAGGCAAACTTAACATTAGTATCGGCGTCTATTGCCGGTGCGGTTTTAGTTCTGCCGGTGCGGCTGGCGTAGTTGCTGCTGCCGCTTTGGTAGATAAAGCGGTAGTAATAATGCTGGCCGGGTTTAAGCTCGGTAACACGAATTTTCAGACAGTGATCTGAGCTTGCCAGGGCGTCGAAGTTTTCTTCTACCACCAAAGTGTTGAAGGCTTCATCTGTGGCTACCTGCAGCATTAAGGGGATGTCTGCTTCAGTGCCTGTATCTATCCGGGTCCATAAAATCACAGAGTCAGGTCTGGGATCGCCGGATACCACAGATTGCGGAAAGTACTCGCTGCCATCTAGGATGCTTGGCGTAACCGGGGCGGGATCGGTTTCAGATTTATTGGCACTGCTTGAGCCGCCACAGCCCACCAGGCTTGAACTGACCACAGCACCGGCGCTGATCACCAGGGTTTTGATAAATTTTCGACGGTTATAAACCATAATATTTTCCTTCCTGCCTGTTGTTATATTTGTTTGAGTTATTGTTATAAATTGGCTGCCGAAATTATTCGGGATAGCCGGTTATTTTCTTAATTTGTTGATAAATAGTTTTTAATTGCCGGTACATTTTCCGGTAAACCTGACGGTATAACTTGTTATATAAAGCCACATCTTGCTTGTTTGGGGTAAAGGTTTGCTCTATGCGGGTCATCGCGGCTATCGCCTGTTGGTAATCGCTAAAATAACCACAACCGACGGCGGCATTGATGGCGGCGCCCAATCCCGATGTTTCATAGGTATGGGGGCGGCAGGCGGGCAGGTTAAAAATATCAGCCGTAAGCTGCATCGCGGCGTCCGATTGCGAGCCGCCGCCGGAGACCATCAAGCGGGTGATTTTTTTACCCTGGCGCTTTTCCAGGGTTTCCTTGCCTTCCCTTAACGCATAAGCCAGGCCTTCGAGGATAGAGCGGTAAATGTGGGCCCGGGTATGGACGTCGCCAAAGCCGATAATGGCGCCTTTGGCTTCGAGGTTTTTAAGGCCCGGCGACCAGTAGGGCTGCAACATCAAGCCCATAGATCCCGGCGGTACCTGGCCCACCAGCTCATCAAATAAACTTTCCGGACTGACGCCAAGCTCTTTTGCCCGCTCCATTTCCCTGAGGCCAAATTCCTGCTTAAACCAGTTCACCATCCAGAAACCGCGGTAGATCATCACTTCGCTGTTATATTGCTTTGGGATCGCCGAAGTGTAAGGGGGAATAAAAGGCTGGGGCTCAACATAGCGGGCGTTATTGGTATTGATGGTGGCGGTGGTGCCATAGCTTAAACTGGCGGTTTCCGGGGAAATACAGCCTGATCCCAGTACTTCGCAGGCTTTGTCCGAAGCGGAGGCGATAAGTTTAGTACCAACTTTTATACCGGTAAATTCAGCGGCCTGTTCGGTAATTTCCCCTAATATTTCCCCCGGTTTGACCAGCTCAGATAACATGCTCTCTTTCACCGGCAGCGCATGCCATTTCCAGTCGCTCCCGCTGGCCCAGCGCTGCTTTTTATAATCAAAAGGCAAATAAGCGACGATGCTGCCAACCGAGTCTTTAAAATTTCCGGTCAGGCGATAAGTGAGATAGCCGGACAGTAATAAAAACTTATCGGTATTTTGCCAGATCTCCGGCTGGTTTTGCGCCAGCCAGTTGGCCTGGGCTTTGCGGCGGAAATAATCGATCACCTGGGTCTGTCGGATACAGGAAAAAATCAGACGCCAGTACCAGGGCATCTGCTCTTTAATCTCTGCCAGGCGCTGATCCAGCCACAAAATCGCGGGCCGCAGCGGCTGGCCATTTTTATCGAGATTGATCACGGTTCCCCGCTGGGTAGTGACCGTCACCGCAACTACTTTTTCCCGCAGGTTTTGCTCAATAACATCTTGCTGCTGCCAAAGGGCCTGGCAGGCTTTGCCCAGCATTTGCCAGAAATAGTCCGGCTCCTGCTCCGCCCATCCGGGGTTTCTGGAAAAATAGGCTTGAAGTTCAATCCGGCTTTTTGCCACCAGGTTACCTTTAAGATCAAACAGCAAGGCCCGGATACTCTGGGTGCCGTTATCCAGGGTTAAGATGAGTTTTTCCTGCTCGGGAATACTGATTGCTGGCTGATGAGAAGTGTTATCTGTCATTACTACTGGCTTCTTTATTATTCTTGTATTACAAGAGCGGATTCAGGAGCTGAATTTTGCGCCGTATCTTTGGCCGGGCAGCTGTAGTTTTCCTGCCAGAGTCGCTTATAGCGCTTGGTTTCCAACTGCCAACGTGCCTCATCCCAGGGTAAAAATGCTGCGCACAGCTTTTTTATATCGCTAAGATAGTCAAGGGCGCCCTTGGGTAAAACATTACCTAAACGGGTACGCCTGAGCAAGAGATCATCTAAGTGCACCACTTGTTCATATTTTACCGCCCACAGCAGTTCCCCCCATATGTGGCGGCTATAAGAGATTGTCTGACAAAGCTCTTTGCCCTCTTCACCGGCATCAGCTTCGCCGGTACAGTTTTGGGCCGACAAAATTTGTTCGTTAAAAACCTGGCTGAGGGCGCCATAACAGGCATTGATCTGCTTTTGAATATGCCGGGGAAGCTTGGAGCTTGCAAGATAGTCCTTCTCGTTACCCCGTTCAAAAATAGGCTGGTTCAGTGACTTGTCATCAAGGCCAAAGTCATTTTTTACCTTATGCAAAACCTGTTGGGCGATTAATTTAAAGGTGGTTAACTTGCCCCCGGCAACGGTGATCAACCCCGGACTTTGCCAAATGCCGTGCTCACGTTTTTCTTTAGAAGGGGAGATAAGGCCGCCGCTGGCGATCACCGGCCGAACGCCCGAATAACTTGAGATAACATCATCGGCGCTGATCTTCAGCGAAGGAAACTGATGTCTGATGCACTGCATCAAGTAATCAAATTCCTGCGAGCTTA encodes:
- a CDS encoding alpha/beta hydrolase family protein gives rise to the protein MRTLFFLIILLMNPAYLYAQSQQLPLEAYGKLANKSMMVISPNAQRMAYRDTSNNRDLMIVIDLKTKSLLTAIDASKVNPDNVYFIDNERLIFVVSDNKHLWGYSGRHDISMAFAYNLTSNEMHQLLIPGYGIHDGQTQLGKVIGISADKKYAYMPAYKSVGSYNLYKVNLERKKKPRLYRRGTADTIDFFLNENNEVIARERYNNKKDLHRVEALINDKWKEIFREETAYPTKTFSGVTPDRKSLVMISQDKEHGRWAYYTMSLADGKISGPIFSHKDKDVEHVLTDIKRVVHGVQYSGFTPSYEFFDETLNARMRGLKKVLPNNTFKITDHTPDWQSMVFYMDGELSSGDYVLYQNGALGKLAAARPEIPGQAVHPVTEYQFKARDGLTIPTLITSPLGTTAKSLPAIMLPHGGPESYDKLGFDWMTQYFASQGYLVIQPQFRGSKGFGPDHLLSGRGEWGRKMQDDLTDAVNHLADKGLIDKNRVCIVGASYGGYAALAGATFTPDLYKCVVAINGVSDVERMLRTEKRNYGKNHWVVSYWQDVISKGNVEEDHLEKISPINHIEKVKAPVLLIHGELDQTVPVTQSEDMFDELDAADKNVTFIELEEGDHNLSKGKNRLKALKAIDKFIKQHI
- a CDS encoding alkaline phosphatase D family protein, whose product is MVYNRRKFIKTLVISAGAVVSSSLVGCGGSSSANKSETDPAPVTPSILDGSEYFPQSVVSGDPRPDSVILWTRIDTGTEADIPLMLQVATDEAFNTLVVEENFDALASSDHCLKIRVTELKPGQHYYYRFIYQSGSSNYASRTGRTKTAPAIDADTNVKFAYVSCQDYIGRYYNNYLSILDNDDLDFIIHLGDYIYETTGDALFQNTGSERSITFTDQEGVLTVGVGESATQAANSLDNYRQLYKTYRTDELLQKVHERFPMIAIWDDHEFSDDSWGDHATYLDGAADEQQTQRRKNSEIAYFEYMPIDHQQPHLADDLPAGLLGIDDSHLYPNTRIYRDFHFGKHLHLAMTDFRTNRPDHIIPEDAFPGGVEMDQASLSSFLLASGMPQAMVDGVVAQMSPYVDIDDAAYAPYKAAFVEVFTGLYMQELMARIDITQADALAQGQQRAVTVVQGKLATSYLNQVLAGAQESLPAEHAIQQLPALPETGVEQGIAFYTLGKTSLFNYLGSRYFVIKDTYDIYAGYKENIAQLQGTSVQGGFDDAQTDWLRQTFATSSSTWKMLGSSVSFTPLIFDLSASRADSGTLIEGVLDSDIVPAALKQRFYLEADQWDGFPQYKSTFVEDVLSQFGVISLGGDVHSCYVTEHKASSVTGNKSFNFTTSSVSSGTFGSFLEYGMNQVLAQTGEVSPALSSLPVYFDTLAESATKRDDISDDLVFSRMWEHGVAIVEVSADEMLVSFHNVNSKLKNAGIVERSYYNNPEDFLALVHQHKFRVANGELEEL
- a CDS encoding FGGY-family carbohydrate kinase — translated: MTDNTSHQPAISIPEQEKLILTLDNGTQSIRALLFDLKGNLVAKSRIELQAYFSRNPGWAEQEPDYFWQMLGKACQALWQQQDVIEQNLREKVVAVTVTTQRGTVINLDKNGQPLRPAILWLDQRLAEIKEQMPWYWRLIFSCIRQTQVIDYFRRKAQANWLAQNQPEIWQNTDKFLLLSGYLTYRLTGNFKDSVGSIVAYLPFDYKKQRWASGSDWKWHALPVKESMLSELVKPGEILGEITEQAAEFTGIKVGTKLIASASDKACEVLGSGCISPETASLSYGTTATINTNNARYVEPQPFIPPYTSAIPKQYNSEVMIYRGFWMVNWFKQEFGLREMERAKELGVSPESLFDELVGQVPPGSMGLMLQPYWSPGLKNLEAKGAIIGFGDVHTRAHIYRSILEGLAYALREGKETLEKRQGKKITRLMVSGGGSQSDAAMQLTADIFNLPACRPHTYETSGLGAAINAAVGCGYFSDYQQAIAAMTRIEQTFTPNKQDVALYNKLYRQVYRKMYRQLKTIYQQIKKITGYPE